The DNA segment TGTCATGATTTCGATTCACATTGATTGAAAGCACAATAATGGATAAAATAATTGTTTGGTTGCAATAATTGTCTTTCTCCTGGATTGAACAATTGAAATATGTGTTTGTTTGTACTGTTGTATGATTGAGTTCTACAGTTCCTATCAACTATAACTTTTAATAACAGACATCATTTGATCTTATAGTTtctaacaaatatatatatatatatatatatatatatatatattaattacgtttttttaataaatatacaACATATGTTATTGCTTTAAAGTTGTcagttaaaaaataaattaaactcaaggtaataaacatataatatcacTACCAAAAAAACATTGATCAAGAACCGACaaatatcacaaaaaaaaattaaagacgtAATATTCCCGCTTCACGTGCTAATTGGATATTGAATCATAGTGACTGAAGTTTAAACTTTCCAGTAAAAAGTATAACACGTGATTTTAATAAACATAAACATTTGAAATTTAATAACTTCAGtctcaaacaaataaaattgtAATTACGTTCAACAAACgtatatttttttagtttataaaatatatatataagttctCATGTTGTACGTATTACATGCTAGTTgattataaaagaaaaaaacacgGTAATATGTAAACAAAAAAGCGAAGAAATTGGCATACCTATCGCCTCTGGAAATTGAAAGACTTGACacaaaatgcaaaaacaaaagcaaagacaACAACAAATCCAACAATAACACCAGCAGCCAAGCCAAGAAGATCATGCCTAAACCCGAAATAATCTCTCACAAATTCTTGGACCGATTGTTTTGAGTCAAGCAGATCCTCCACGTCCCCGAATTGAGACGCGACCAAACCGTACAAAGTCCACGCTACTGGATTCGCCCAATGGTACCATCTCCACCATACGGGTGTCCTCTGCACCAAAACAATGCACAACAAAATTACAACCAAAATTTTAGCAACGTAACACACATCATATAGAGAATAATGTTTGTTCGAACGTACCGGTCTGGGAATTATAAACCCGGAGAAGAGATTCCAAAATGAGTAAAACGCGTACGATACAATATTTGCAATACTCAGGTTTGGAGTCATTGCCACAACCATCATGCCGTAGAATGTGAAGTATAGTATAGTGAAGGACATGAAGAATATGTACCAAAAGAATTTTACCGTTGTCCATTCGAATCCAATTATCGCATAAACTATAGTTCCATAAATAGTAGCTTGAATTAAACCATATGGGACTTCAATCAAAACCTGTTGGaaagaagataaaaaaaataataagaaaaaatttcatttttgtttttaatatatATGCATTCGCTTCAAGTTTCTTGACTATGGATTTATCCCGTAACCTGGCCGAATGCATATGGCAAAGCTGAATACAATCCAGCAGCCTTTTCTCTATAATAAACGGTTCGTTCAACAGAAACAACAGGTTGAACAGACGAGGCGATTTGCATCCCTAGAAAGAAAACGGAAGCGTACATAGATCCCATAGCATTGAAAATGTTTTGTGTTGTTCCCCTGTCATGTGTAACTTCCGAAATGAAAACAAGAATCTAGATCTCGAAAACAAAATAAgattagaaatggtttctttcTTGATTACCTTTTACTACCAAGATCCCAGAACATCGAACCGAAGATAACGGCTACAAATGTTGAGTACACAAGCCTCACTGCAGAATAAAGAGGATTGCGCCAGTATGACCAATGTTGTTTCCATAGGCAAGCTATACATTGTATGAATAATGGTTGGAAATATTCAGTAGGAAAATGCAGCTCTTGAGAACCCGGACGAGGAGTGCTTAACTCATTTATCAAAGCTTTGTTCCTCCTGAAAATTTCATTCAAAGCACTGCTGAGTTTCTTGAAATTGCCTTTGTTGAAACTATCTGGTGATATGTGAACAATCCCACCTGTAAAGTTCCGTGGTTTTGTAATGTTCTGCGAAATCGACTCGATGGATCATTTCTTGAGATGAAGCTGTCACTTCAAGCATCCAAGTTGCTGGATTATAACCATCCCTGATTTTTTTTACTCCCGGAATACTCtggatttgattgatttatttatttattttaatggaAAAAACGAAACTTGTAGTTTTTTATGATGTCGTTTTTTCCTGAAAACTCACCTCAAAGTACTGGATCAGATGGCAAGAATGTGGGCCTAGTGGCCCCACATATATCTCTCGTCCCCCTCGTTTCATAAAAAACAGCTACAAATACAACCAAACGAGCAATGTGTGAAAATAAACCGAGCATTACCAACTCAGAATCATTTATAAAGGATCTTGCCTCATCAAAAGCTTCGAATATGTCGATGCTAGGCTGATGGATGGTGCACACGACCGTCCTACCAGTGTCGACTGTGTTCCTGACCGTTCTCATAACAATTGCTGCAGCTCTTGCGTCCAGCCCTGAAGTTGGCTCGTCCATGAAAATTATAGACGGGTTTGCTACCAGCTCTACGGCAATAGTTAACCTCTTTCGTTGCTCAGTTGAGAGACCATTGACCCCGGGTAAGCCGACTAGTCCTTCTCTCAACTGTGTCAGCTCCACGAGTTCCATCACATTCTCAACGAACATCTGAAATACGAAAAATAATGTCTTATTCTTGAAGTATGCATACTATTTGTCACACCTCTTACACAAAAGATTTTGTGATGATGAACCTTTCTGGTTTCGGAATCTACATCTGAGGGCAAACGAAGCCAGGCCGAGAATAGCAGTGACTCGTAAACTGTAACACAAGGGGAGTGGATGTCGTTCTGTTCACAGTAACCTGAAATCCGAGCAAATGTTTCTTGCTTCTTAGGATAACCGGAAATCATGATATGTCCTTCGATATATCCACCTGTTTTTCGACCAGCCAGGACGTCCATAAGCGTCGTCTTACCCGCGCCACTCACTCCCATTAGAGCTGTGAGAACACCAGGCCTAAAAACACCACTCACACCATGGAGAAGCACTAATCTGTCTCCACTAGCTCCCTGGTCTTTCATTTCCTGCAGTCCATTATTTGTCTTAACTCTCTAATTTTCCCGAAAATGTATAATAAACTCTGCAGTTTCCTTAGTTTACCTGTGGCATGTCGACCGAATATGTGACCTCATCAAATGCCATAGAGTGTGGTTCGAATGGAAGAATGACGTCTCTTTTCCTTCTCTGATCTTCTCTATCTAAGAGTCGTTAAACATTTCATATACATTTTACAGTAATATGAATCAAGTCATGAGGCAAATCTTTGATATTATGACTCACTAATTGTTTCCGTTAAAGCGCTCCTCTCGTTCTCATTTTCTGCACTACTTTTGGGCAATACAGCTTGTGGTTTCCTCAGAGCTGCAAAAGTTATACTTTTATTGCATATAGTAGAAGAAAATAAGGTACATATGATGGAAAAGAGACTAGAGACACTAACGGTTAAGCCAAGTCAGAGCAAGAATCGAACAGAAGCTGTATAGTAATATCCAGCCTGCTAATGCCCCGGCTCCAATCCAGTACCAGTACGATTCAGGGAAAAACCCAAGATCATTTAAAACCTGGACTCCCAATGATATGTTGGAATTTGCAGGAACCTAGAAATTTGAGAaaaaaacttgaatatcaaCTTGGCATGTCTGAGACCAAGAACACGAATGTTGGATACTAAAACTACCTGTCTCCAACTATGCCCTCTGAACTCGTTAACCAAAATTGCATTGTCAGCATACATCATTGGGGATATATAATAACCCCATATCCACCATTTATTGGCGCTTTCTGGAAAGATAATTCAGAACATGAAGCTGTGTCCACTCTTTttagagaaaatttttaaaaagccATGAACTTCCAAGTTAAATTCTTCATTCGTTCAACATGAAAGCACAGTTGGTACCTCGTGCCAGGACAAAGCCACTGAAGGTGAAAATTAGGAGCAATACGAAAAAGCCGTATGTGTTAGCTACGATCATGTTCCTAGCAACCACCCCGATGAGTCTGAACAAAGCCGATGCCGTTTGAACCTCAAGTAAGAGCAACAAGTAGTATTTCAAAAGCCTGTGATAAACTAAGGTCATAAATCTTAATATTTGTTTTGCTTATAACCTCAGAAACAGTTAAGACATGTGTTGTTCACTGTTACCTCCACACGTTTGAATCATAGCCGGTTTCATAGTAAGTTAATGCCACAAAAACAGCTATTTCAACTACATTGATTGGGATCGAAAGGATCCAATTTGGAAGAGCGTAAGCCCATGCAGGGTAAAAGTAAAAATCCCTTTGCTTGTAGAAGACAGGAAGCTTTTGAATAATCAGGGCTAGCTCTGCCATTCCATTGAATGTAGCAACAGTGACCAGAAAGAACAAAGATCCAGAAAATATCCTTCCATCTGCTATGTCATCTCGTGGCATTGTAGGCCGTAAGAATGTCGTCATTACAAGGGTGGCCATTATAGTCATCTAGAGGCACGTTCAAGAAATCAGAAgtgaataataataatgtggTATATTAAAGCTAAGAAACCTTGAAaactaaaaattataattttttttagcacAATGGTTCCCATCAAGCATGAGGACCTTCAAGAGCTTGAAGATGTAAAAAAATGAGTTTCTCTGCATGAGCAAGATTTCTCTGGATGTGCAAGCCTTTAAAAGCTCCATTTTGCTGACGCCATAGTCTTTGGTTGCCAATGCAGCCGGGTGGCTTCTATTTTTATCAAATGGAATTGCTAATTCTGCATTTAGTTTCTGGCCAATCTCAGACACCTTAAACGTTTCAGCAAATTCTTTAACACTAATAAACCTATAAGGCTTCTCAGAATTTGCCCAATATTGTTGTTGATCTTTCTCCGAAGTTACCTGCATGGAATTAAATTCGAAAATAAATAACCAAACTTTTTAAATGGACAAAAAAGCTAAGTAGATTTTCTTCTTCAAGAATCCTACTTCTTGCAAGAAATCTGCCACCCCCTTTCTTTCAGGGCATTTGAAGCCCAATGATTTGAAGAGGTCGAGCACTTTTTCCCGAGGGCCTTGATAAACAATCTGCCCTTCTGACATAAGGATTATATCATCGAACAAATCGTAAGTCTCTGGTTCGGGTTGAAGAAGGGAAATAAGAGCTGTCCCACTGAGGATATGGATGGATTGTCTGATGGAATTCACCACTTGGAATGTCGTAGAACTGTCTAAGCCTGTCGATATTTCATCCATGAAGAGTGCTTTTGCTGGTCCAACCAACATCTCACCTGATAATTTTGGTTAAAGAAACATGTGAAAAAATTTGTGTTTAGTATTTACAAGTCCATGTGATGGAAATATGGTATATATCTAGGCTGCTATACGGAGTGAGAGATTTTATAGGCACTGTTTCACTATCTGTAACATTTGTACATTAAGCCATAGGCTCTTAATCAAACAGTTTGATTTAAAAGACTTTCACATGATTTGGTAGGTTTTATTTGGAAGGATCAACAAATGCTCATGTGATCGTGAAGCCGATGCTGTTTGAGTTCCAAGACTTGCACATGGTCGAAATTATACagtaggatttttttttttgtgaggaGCAACGTATGCTCATGCAATCCTATGCGGCTAtctatatcatatattatttgaaatgttAGTGTTTCATCTGCTATAGATTTCAAAAGAATTGGTTGACTTGTTGGAGACACGATAAATAGTTTAAATCTCTAATAACCGATGTGTTTTTGGAAAGAAATGATGACTCCATTCACCTGTTGTAACTCGTTTTCTCTGTCCACCAGAGATCCCCCTGATCATGTCATTTCCCACCAGTGTATCAGCACAAATATCCAATCCAAGAACCTGAAAATTTGTTATcaaatgaacttggataagTTCCATGTTATCCCTCTTATGGAAATGAAATTCTTGAATTTAGGCTACCTTAAGAACATAATCTGTGACTACACTTGCTTCTTGGCCTTCTATAGCTGCTGCCTACATGATCCAATGACAATAAACATTGACTAAAAGATTCACACGCAAACACTAATTTTACCCAAAAACAGTACTTTCATGTAGATATCCACATCAGGATCAGGCTTTATATTTGCTTCTTTTTCTCTTCTTGATAACTCTGCCAGCATGTCTGCAGAATTGTCACACGAAATCAAaggtaacttttttttttttttttccccatgATGCATTATACAAATGAAAAATCGAAAAAGGGAAAATAAAACGACTAACCGTGACCACTCCCGACTCCTTGGCACCTAGCAGAAAAGGCCAAGGTTTCTCTTACAGTCATTTCCCCTATGTGAACATCATGTTGGCTTATATATTTAGCAGTTCTTTGTGGTACAAATTCTTCCATGTTATGCCCATTGTATGTCACCTTTCCACAAAACTAACCATCgagaaaggaaaaaaatatcTTCGCTTAAATTTATCCACTCAAGTACACGAAGGAATGACAAAATATAAGATGGCAACTTAACCTTTAAAGAAGGATCAAGCATTCCAGCCAGAGCCAACAAAAGTGTCGTCTTTCCCGAGCCTGGAGGGCCTAAAAGAAGTgtcattctaaaaaaaaaaaacgtgaagAATGGGAAAAAGCTGACGGACAATTAATCTAAATGAAGTGGAATAAGTTATCCTTCGTGAAATTACCGGCAAGGCTTCAAGATTCCACTGACATCTTTCAGGATCAATAGTTGTTTCTTGTTGCTAGGAAGTATGTGAAGATAGTTTGAGAatccctttttaaaaaaaaaacacgatTTAGATGGAAACCAGCgtagaaaaataaataacttatcaATTATCAAAAGCAAAATTTTAAATGTCATACTCAATTTTATGTTTAAGAAAAGAACAAAAATAGTAGCGTTTGGTGCTTAAATATGTGCCGGAAATTGCTGAGCTAGTAGACATATTCATTGGTTTAGTCCTAAACGATGACAGATTTTAATCGAATTGGTCTGTCAAATTAACCAAAGCCTAGTTCAGCCCTAGGCGTTTGGCTCATTTTTCAGTTTGGTCACAAATATTTCGGCATCGCCAATTTAGTCCTATGCGTTTCCAAATTTTGATCGAGTTCGTCCTTTTGTCAATTTAACAGTTAAAACTAATTATAAACATGACATGTGACAATCATGCGACTAAAATCCTGAAAACCCAAATCAGATGCGTTAATTTTCAATCCAAATCGAGCTTggacaaaaaaaatttctcgTTGCTATCACATTCATAAATTTGTTTCAACCTTGATAATAAAATAGACATTGCAGCACACAACTAATCTCTATCAAGTAACTCTAACTTCGTTTCTCGCACGCTAACAACATTCTCTTGTTCTCAGATTCTGACATTTTGATAGAACCTTAACTTtagtcatttttttaaaaaaacctaaaataaaaaattcacctTTTCTGGATATATGTTGTTATTTGGTTGAATTTAGTATTCTTATTCGccgattatgattttttttaatctttccattgaaattttttagaattaaggtttcaattttttcattagggaattttttttataattttgatttttttaaaagagtattaaattaaataaaagtttgtaACGGTTGATGTtgataaatttatctatttttattgCGTCATTTTGAGGCCAACTTGGTCAAGATTGATGTAAGGACCAACTCGATCAAAATTTACAAACATTTAGGAGTAAATTTGGAGCTCTGAAATGTTTGGTACCAAACCAAAAAATAGACAATCATCTAAGATTGAATTGAGTCATTTCTCCGTTAATTTTAACCACTAAATTGACGAAAGGATAAAGTCTGGCtaatttttaaaatgtttagGACTAAATCTGgaacatcaaaatatttgagATCGAACTAAGAAAATGATCAAACATATGGGACTTCCCGATAAAATAGgactaaaaacaaaaatatccaACTTATTGCAATAAACCAAATTGGATCCCCTACTGTGGGAATCCCCACAGTAGAGGATGTGTCTCACACATAATGCACCAACTAATTAATGTTAATATGGAAGCACAAATAAGTAATTCATATGTTGTGCACTTTCATTTCTACTAACATTGTTATACTTTCAAAAAGAAAGACAATTGATTGAGAATGTGTATTAGACAAATCTCTATTGAAATTAATGGTTTCAAGAGAATTAGGAGTGAACAAATATTATATCAGTTAAACCGAAATAACTGACCGAACCAAATGAATTCGAAATTTTggttttaattttagaaaatttcggttattttatttcggtttttggtttttgtaaaaaaaaaatcggttaaCTGAATTAacgaaattataaataattatattttgattttttattagactttacatataatttatggtatttgttaaatttttatatatttaatatttacttactttttcttatttttttataaatattttcaagCATAATATGTTTTATTAAAACTAGCAATTA comes from the Henckelia pumila isolate YLH828 chromosome 1, ASM3356847v2, whole genome shotgun sequence genome and includes:
- the LOC140875641 gene encoding pleiotropic drug resistance protein 1-like isoform X3, with protein sequence MEISSVQRASNSIVRNVSAAWRNSNGLEVFSGSSREETDEEALKWAALEKLPTYDRLRKGILLGSRGDTNEIDVVDLGFPERKKLLDRLVNATEDDNKRFLMKLKDRIDRVGIELPTIEVRFENLNVETEAHVGSRALPSFINFFSNIFEGFSNYLHILPSNKKQLLILKDVSGILKPCRMTLLLGPPGSGKTTLLLALAGMLDPSLKFCGKVTYNGHNMEEFVPQRTAKYISQHDVHIGEMTVRETLAFSARCQGVGSGHDMLAELSRREKEANIKPDPDVDIYMKAAAIEGQEASVVTDYVLKVLGLDICADTLVGNDMIRGISGGQRKRVTTGEMLVGPAKALFMDEISTGLDSSTTFQVVNSIRQSIHILSGTALISLLQPEPETYDLFDDIILMSEGQIVYQGPREKVLDLFKSLGFKCPERKGVADFLQEVTSEKDQQQYWANSEKPYRFISVKEFAETFKVSEIGQKLNAELAIPFDKNRSHPAALATKDYGVSKMELLKACTSREILLMQRNSFFYIFKLLKMTIMATLVMTTFLRPTMPRDDIADGRIFSGSLFFLVTVATFNGMAELALIIQKLPVFYKQRDFYFYPAWAYALPNWILSIPINVVEIAVFVALTYYETGYDSNVWRLLKYYLLLLLEVQTASALFRLIGVVARNMIVANTYGFFVLLLIFTFSGFVLARESANKWWIWGYYISPMMYADNAILVNEFRGHSWRQVPANSNISLGVQVLNDLGFFPESYWYWIGAGALAGWILLYSFCSILALTWLNPLRKPQAVLPKSSAENENERSALTETINREDQRRKRDVILPFEPHSMAFDEVTYSVDMPQEMKDQGASGDRLVLLHGVSGVFRPGVLTALMGVSGAGKTTLMDVLAGRKTGGYIEGHIMISGYPKKQETFARISGYCEQNDIHSPCVTVYESLLFSAWLRLPSDVDSETRKMFVENVMELVELTQLREGLVGLPGVNGLSTEQRKRLTIAVELVANPSIIFMDEPTSGLDARAAAIVMRTVRNTVDTGRTVVCTIHQPSIDIFEAFDELFFMKRGGREIYVGPLGPHSCHLIQYFESIPGVKKIRDGYNPATWMLEVTASSQEMIHRVDFAEHYKTTELYRRNKALINELSTPRPGSQELHFPTEYFQPLFIQCIACLWKQHWSYWRNPLYSAVRLVYSTFVAVIFGSMFWDLGSKRGTTQNIFNAMGSMYASVFFLGMQIASSVQPVVSVERTVYYREKAAGLYSALPYAFGQVLIEVPYGLIQATIYGTIVYAIIGFEWTTVKFFWYIFFMSFTILYFTFYGMMVVAMTPNLSIANIVSYAFYSFWNLFSGFIIPRPRTPVWWRWYHWANPVAWTLYGLVASQFGDVEDLLDSKQSVQEFVRDYFGFRHDLLGLAAGVIVGFVVVFAFVFAFCVKSFNFQRR
- the LOC140875641 gene encoding pleiotropic drug resistance protein 1-like isoform X1; this encodes MEISSVQRASNSIVRNVSAAWRNSNGLEVFSGSSREETDEEALKWAALEKLPTYDRLRKGILLGSRGDTNEIDVVDLGFPERKKLLDRLVNATEDDNKRFLMKLKDRIDRVGIELPTIEVRFENLNVETEAHVGSRALPSFINFFSNIFEGFSNYLHILPSNKKQLLILKDVSGILKPCRMTLLLGPPGSGKTTLLLALAGMLDPSLKFCGKVTYNGHNMEEFVPQRTAKYISQHDVHIGEMTVRETLAFSARCQGVGSGHDMLAELSRREKEANIKPDPDVDIYMKAAAIEGQEASVVTDYVLKVLGLDICADTLVGNDMIRGISGGQRKRVTTGEMLVGPAKALFMDEISTGLDSSTTFQVVNSIRQSIHILSGTALISLLQPEPETYDLFDDIILMSEGQIVYQGPREKVLDLFKSLGFKCPERKGVADFLQEVTSEKDQQQYWANSEKPYRFISVKEFAETFKVSEIGQKLNAELAIPFDKNRSHPAALATKDYGVSKMELLKACTSREILLMQRNSFFYIFKLLKMTIMATLVMTTFLRPTMPRDDIADGRIFSGSLFFLVTVATFNGMAELALIIQKLPVFYKQRDFYFYPAWAYALPNWILSIPINVVEIAVFVALTYYETGYDSNVWRLLKYYLLLLLEVQTASALFRLIGVVARNMIVANTYGFFVLLLIFTFSGFVLARESANKWWIWGYYISPMMYADNAILVNEFRGHSWRQVPANSNISLGVQVLNDLGFFPESYWYWIGAGALAGWILLYSFCSILALTWLNPLRKPQAVLPKSSAENENERSALTETINREDQRRKRDVILPFEPHSMAFDEVTYSVDMPQEMKDQGASGDRLVLLHGVSGVFRPGVLTALMGVSGAGKTTLMDVLAGRKTGGYIEGHIMISGYPKKQETFARISGYCEQNDIHSPCVTVYESLLFSAWLRLPSDVDSETRKMFVENVMELVELTQLREGLVGLPGVNGLSTEQRKRLTIAVELVANPSIIFMDEPTSGLDARAAAIVMRTVRNTVDTGRTVVCTIHQPSIDIFEAFDELFFMKRGGREIYVGPLGPHSCHLIQYFESIPGVKKIRDGYNPATWMLEVTASSQEMIHRVDFAEHYKTTELYRRNKALINELSTPRPGSQELHFPTEYFQPLFIQCIACLWKQHWSYWRNPLYSAVRLVYSTFVAVIFGSMFWDLGSKRGTTQNIFNAMGSMYASVFFLGMQIASSVQPVVSVERTVYYREKAAGLYSALPYAFGQVLIEVPYGLIQATIYGTIVYAIIGFEWTTVKFFWYIFFMSFTILYFTFYGMMVVAMTPNLSIANIVSYAFYSFWNLFSGFIIPRPVRSNKHYSLYDVCYVAKILVVILLCIVLVQRTPVWWRWYHWANPVAWTLYGLVASQFGDVEDLLDSKQSVQEFVRDYFGFRHDLLGLAAGVIVGFVVVFAFVFAFCVKSFNFQRR
- the LOC140875641 gene encoding pleiotropic drug resistance protein 1-like isoform X2; this translates as MLDPSLKFCGKVTYNGHNMEEFVPQRTAKYISQHDVHIGEMTVRETLAFSARCQGVGSGHDMLAELSRREKEANIKPDPDVDIYMKAAAIEGQEASVVTDYVLKVLGLDICADTLVGNDMIRGISGGQRKRVTTGEMLVGPAKALFMDEISTGLDSSTTFQVVNSIRQSIHILSGTALISLLQPEPETYDLFDDIILMSEGQIVYQGPREKVLDLFKSLGFKCPERKGVADFLQEVTSEKDQQQYWANSEKPYRFISVKEFAETFKVSEIGQKLNAELAIPFDKNRSHPAALATKDYGVSKMELLKACTSREILLMQRNSFFYIFKLLKMTIMATLVMTTFLRPTMPRDDIADGRIFSGSLFFLVTVATFNGMAELALIIQKLPVFYKQRDFYFYPAWAYALPNWILSIPINVVEIAVFVALTYYETGYDSNVWRLLKYYLLLLLEVQTASALFRLIGVVARNMIVANTYGFFVLLLIFTFSGFVLARESANKWWIWGYYISPMMYADNAILVNEFRGHSWRQVPANSNISLGVQVLNDLGFFPESYWYWIGAGALAGWILLYSFCSILALTWLNPLRKPQAVLPKSSAENENERSALTETINREDQRRKRDVILPFEPHSMAFDEVTYSVDMPQEMKDQGASGDRLVLLHGVSGVFRPGVLTALMGVSGAGKTTLMDVLAGRKTGGYIEGHIMISGYPKKQETFARISGYCEQNDIHSPCVTVYESLLFSAWLRLPSDVDSETRKMFVENVMELVELTQLREGLVGLPGVNGLSTEQRKRLTIAVELVANPSIIFMDEPTSGLDARAAAIVMRTVRNTVDTGRTVVCTIHQPSIDIFEAFDELFFMKRGGREIYVGPLGPHSCHLIQYFESIPGVKKIRDGYNPATWMLEVTASSQEMIHRVDFAEHYKTTELYRRNKALINELSTPRPGSQELHFPTEYFQPLFIQCIACLWKQHWSYWRNPLYSAVRLVYSTFVAVIFGSMFWDLGSKRGTTQNIFNAMGSMYASVFFLGMQIASSVQPVVSVERTVYYREKAAGLYSALPYAFGQVLIEVPYGLIQATIYGTIVYAIIGFEWTTVKFFWYIFFMSFTILYFTFYGMMVVAMTPNLSIANIVSYAFYSFWNLFSGFIIPRPVRSNKHYSLYDVCYVAKILVVILLCIVLVQRTPVWWRWYHWANPVAWTLYGLVASQFGDVEDLLDSKQSVQEFVRDYFGFRHDLLGLAAGVIVGFVVVFAFVFAFCVKSFNFQRR